In Enterobacter sp. 638, a single window of DNA contains:
- a CDS encoding nucleoside transporter C-terminal domain-containing protein: MYNFVHFLLALVIILALAWLVSFDRRKIRIRYVLQLIVIEIALAFFFLHAESGLFVIKYVSGFFESLLKFAAEGTNFVFGGMGEKGLAFIFLGVLCPIIFISALIGILQHWRILPIFIRVIGTLLSKLNGMGKLESFNAVSSLILGQSENFIAYKGVLGDLSSRRLFTMSATAMSTVSLSIVGAYMTMLDAKFVVAALILNMFSTFIILSVINPARPEAEPEIKLEKLHESQSFFEMLGEYILAGFKVAMIIMAMLIGFIAIISAINALFSSVFGISFQQILGYVFYPLAWLVGIPLSDALNAGSIMATKLVANEFVAMIELQKIAGQMTPRGLGILSVFLVSFANFASIGIIAGAIKGLNEQQGNVVSRFGLRLVYGATLVSLLSASFAGLVL, from the coding sequence ATGTATAACTTTGTCCATTTCCTGCTGGCGCTGGTGATTATTCTTGCGCTCGCCTGGCTGGTGAGTTTCGACCGCCGAAAAATTCGTATTCGCTACGTTTTACAGCTTATTGTCATTGAAATTGCGCTAGCTTTCTTTTTCCTGCACGCGGAAAGCGGACTCTTCGTGATTAAATATGTCTCCGGATTCTTTGAATCCCTGCTGAAATTCGCAGCAGAAGGAACAAACTTTGTCTTTGGTGGGATGGGTGAAAAAGGACTGGCGTTCATTTTCCTCGGCGTTCTGTGCCCGATTATTTTCATCTCTGCGCTGATTGGTATTCTCCAGCATTGGCGAATTCTGCCGATTTTTATTCGCGTTATCGGCACGCTGCTGTCCAAACTGAACGGCATGGGAAAACTGGAATCGTTTAACGCCGTCAGCTCCCTGATTTTGGGTCAGTCGGAAAACTTTATTGCGTATAAAGGTGTGCTGGGCGATCTCTCCTCTCGCCGCCTGTTCACCATGTCTGCTACCGCGATGTCGACCGTTTCGCTGTCGATTGTCGGCGCATATATGACCATGCTCGATGCCAAATTTGTGGTCGCTGCGTTAATTCTGAATATGTTCAGCACCTTTATTATTTTGTCGGTCATTAACCCGGCGCGACCAGAAGCCGAACCCGAAATCAAACTGGAAAAACTGCATGAATCTCAGAGTTTCTTTGAGATGCTTGGCGAGTATATTCTGGCTGGTTTTAAAGTGGCGATGATTATTATGGCGATGCTGATCGGCTTTATTGCCATTATTAGCGCCATCAACGCTCTTTTCTCCAGCGTATTTGGCATAAGTTTCCAGCAAATTCTCGGCTACGTATTTTATCCGCTAGCATGGCTGGTGGGCATTCCGCTGAGCGATGCGTTAAATGCGGGCAGTATTATGGCGACGAAACTGGTGGCGAATGAATTTGTGGCGATGATTGAGCTGCAAAAAATAGCCGGTCAAATGACGCCGCGCGGCCTGGGCATTCTGTCGGTCTTCCTGGTCTCCTTTGCCAACTTTGCGTCCATCGGGATTATCGCGGGTGCGATTAAAGGCCTGAATGAGCAGCAAGGAAACGTGGTTTCTCGCTTTGGTTTGCGTCTGGTCTACGGCGCGACGCTGGTGAGCCTGCTGTCGGCAAGCTTCGCCGGATTAGTATTGTAA
- the efeU gene encoding iron uptake transporter permease EfeU — MFVPFLIMLREGLEAALIVSLIASYLKRTQRGRWIGVMWIGVFLAVALCLGLGILINETTGEFPQKEQELFEGIVAAIAVVILTWMVFWMRKVSRNVKVQLEQAVDNALQKSNSHGWALILMVFFAVAREGLESVFFLLAAFQQDVGIWPPIGAMLGLATAVVLGFMLYWGGIRLNLGAFFKWTSLFILLVAAGLAAGAIRAFHEAGLWNHFQDVAFDLSNILSTHSLTGTLLEGIFGYQETPSVSEVAMYFIYLIPALVLFFMPSRPSTQPSRSAP, encoded by the coding sequence ATGTTTGTTCCATTTCTCATTATGTTACGTGAAGGTCTTGAAGCGGCCTTGATTGTCAGCTTGATCGCCAGCTATCTCAAGCGAACCCAACGAGGGCGCTGGATCGGCGTGATGTGGATTGGCGTTTTCCTCGCCGTCGCGCTCTGCCTGGGTCTGGGTATTCTGATCAACGAAACCACCGGTGAATTCCCGCAAAAAGAGCAGGAACTGTTCGAAGGCATCGTTGCGGCGATCGCCGTGGTGATCCTCACCTGGATGGTGTTCTGGATGCGTAAAGTGTCGCGCAACGTCAAAGTTCAACTGGAGCAGGCGGTCGATAACGCGCTGCAAAAAAGCAACAGCCACGGTTGGGCGCTGATCCTGATGGTCTTTTTCGCCGTGGCACGCGAAGGGCTGGAGTCGGTCTTCTTCCTGTTGGCGGCGTTCCAGCAGGATGTGGGTATCTGGCCGCCAATCGGTGCGATGCTGGGCCTGGCAACCGCCGTGGTGCTGGGCTTTATGCTTTATTGGGGCGGCATTCGCCTGAATCTGGGCGCGTTCTTTAAGTGGACCAGCCTGTTTATTCTGCTGGTGGCCGCGGGTCTGGCGGCGGGGGCGATTCGTGCTTTCCATGAGGCGGGCCTGTGGAACCATTTCCAGGACGTCGCGTTCGATCTCAGCAATATTCTCTCCACCCATTCGCTTACCGGGACGCTGCTCGAAGGTATTTTTGGCTATCAGGAAACCCCGAGCGTCAGCGAAGTGGCGATGTATTTCATCTATCTGATTCCGGCGCTGGTGCTGTTCTTTATGCCATCACGCCCCAGCACTCAGCCGTCGCGTTCTGCGCCCTGA
- the efeO gene encoding iron uptake system protein EfeO, translating to MAIQFRRSALQVGVAALFAYAFSAQAADVPQVKVTVNDKQCEPMTITVNSGKTQFIIQNHSQKALEWEILKGVMVVEERENIAPGFSQKMTANLQPGEYDMTCGLLTNPKGKLIVKGEATADAAKGEALLSLGAAITAYKEYVTKETADLVTGTKAFTDAVKAGDIEKAKSLYAPTRQHYERIEPIAELFSDLDGSIDAREDDYEQKAADPKFTGFHRLEKALFGDNSTKGMEKYAEQLNTDVLDLQKRISELAFPPSKVVGGAAGLIEEVAASKISGEEDRYSHTDLWDFQANVDGAQKIVELLRPQLQKDNSALLAKVDANFKKVNTILAKYRTKDGYETYDKLTDADRNALKGPITTLAEDLAQLRGVLGLD from the coding sequence ATGGCAATTCAATTTCGTCGTAGTGCGTTACAGGTTGGTGTGGCAGCGCTGTTTGCGTATGCGTTTTCTGCTCAGGCGGCTGATGTTCCTCAGGTGAAAGTCACCGTGAACGATAAACAGTGTGAGCCGATGACGATCACGGTCAATAGCGGTAAAACGCAATTTATTATTCAAAACCATAGCCAGAAGGCGCTGGAGTGGGAAATCCTCAAAGGCGTGATGGTTGTGGAAGAGCGTGAAAACATCGCTCCTGGTTTTAGCCAAAAAATGACCGCGAACCTGCAACCGGGCGAATATGACATGACCTGCGGTCTGTTGACTAACCCGAAAGGCAAGCTGATCGTCAAAGGTGAAGCAACAGCTGATGCGGCAAAAGGCGAAGCGTTGCTGAGCCTGGGCGCAGCAATCACCGCCTATAAAGAGTACGTCACGAAAGAGACCGCCGACCTGGTCACTGGCACCAAAGCCTTTACCGACGCGGTGAAAGCGGGCGATATCGAAAAAGCGAAATCCCTGTATGCACCAACCCGTCAGCATTACGAGCGTATCGAGCCGATCGCCGAACTGTTCTCTGACCTCGACGGCAGCATTGACGCCCGTGAAGACGACTATGAGCAAAAGGCCGCCGATCCGAAATTCACCGGTTTCCACCGTCTTGAGAAAGCGCTGTTTGGCGACAACTCCACCAAAGGCATGGAAAAATACGCTGAGCAGCTCAATACCGACGTATTGGATCTGCAAAAACGCATCAGCGAGCTGGCCTTCCCGCCATCAAAAGTGGTGGGTGGCGCGGCGGGTCTGATTGAAGAAGTGGCCGCCAGCAAAATCAGCGGCGAAGAAGATCGCTACAGCCACACTGACCTGTGGGACTTCCAGGCCAACGTAGATGGCGCGCAGAAAATTGTCGAACTCCTGCGTCCACAGCTGCAAAAAGATAACAGCGCGCTGCTGGCTAAAGTGGATGCAAACTTCAAAAAAGTGAACACTATTCTGGCGAAATACCGCACGAAAGACGGGTATGAAACCTACGACAAGTTAACCGATGCAGATCGCAACGCATTGAAAGGACCCATCACCACGCTGGCAGAAGATCTGGCTCAGCTGCGTGGCGTACTGGGTCTGGACTAA
- the efeB gene encoding iron uptake transporter deferrochelatase/peroxidase subunit, with the protein MNEKEEYGVAEPSRRRLLKGVGALGGALALAGGCPVAYAAKPQSAPGTLSPNARMETQPFYGEHQGGILTPQQAAMMVVAFDSLASDKADLERLFRVLTKRIAFLTAGGPAPETPNPRMPPMDSGILGPFIAPDNLTVTVSVGESLFDARYGLEKHKPKTLQKMTRFPNDSLDAALCHGDLLIQICANTQDTVIHALRDIIKHTPDLLSVRWKREGFISDHAARSQGKETPVNLLGFKDGTANPDSTDAALMKSVVWTTADQSEPAWAVGGSYQAVRIIQFHVEFWDRTPLKEQQTIFGRDKQSGAPLGMKNEHDVPDYARDPDGDTIALDSHIRLANPRTPETQSNLMMRRGYSYSLGVTNSGQLDMGLLFVCYQHDLEKGFLTVQKRLNGEALEEYIKPIGGGYFFALPGVRGESTYLAQGLIEA; encoded by the coding sequence ATGAACGAGAAAGAAGAGTACGGCGTCGCGGAACCTTCCCGACGTCGATTGCTGAAAGGCGTGGGGGCACTGGGTGGTGCGCTCGCGCTGGCTGGCGGCTGCCCGGTAGCGTATGCGGCAAAACCGCAGAGCGCGCCGGGTACGCTCTCCCCCAATGCGCGGATGGAAACGCAGCCGTTTTACGGCGAGCATCAGGGTGGGATTTTGACGCCACAGCAGGCGGCCATGATGGTGGTCGCCTTTGACTCGCTGGCCAGCGACAAAGCGGACCTGGAACGTCTGTTCCGCGTGCTGACGAAACGCATCGCGTTTCTGACGGCAGGCGGCCCGGCACCCGAAACGCCTAACCCGCGCATGCCGCCGATGGATTCTGGCATTCTCGGGCCGTTTATCGCCCCGGATAACCTGACCGTCACGGTGTCGGTCGGCGAATCGCTCTTTGACGCTCGCTATGGTCTGGAGAAGCACAAGCCGAAAACGCTGCAGAAGATGACGCGTTTTCCAAATGATTCTCTGGATGCGGCGCTGTGTCATGGCGATCTGCTGATCCAGATTTGCGCCAACACCCAGGATACGGTGATCCATGCCTTGCGCGACATCATCAAGCACACGCCGGATTTACTCAGCGTGCGCTGGAAGCGTGAAGGATTTATCTCCGATCACGCGGCGCGAAGCCAGGGGAAAGAGACGCCGGTTAACTTGCTTGGTTTTAAAGACGGCACGGCGAATCCGGATAGCACTGACGCGGCGTTGATGAAAAGCGTGGTGTGGACGACGGCGGACCAGAGCGAACCTGCATGGGCCGTTGGTGGGAGCTATCAGGCGGTGCGGATTATCCAGTTCCATGTTGAGTTTTGGGATCGTACGCCGCTCAAAGAGCAACAGACGATTTTTGGTCGTGACAAACAAAGCGGTGCGCCGCTGGGCATGAAAAACGAGCATGACGTGCCGGATTATGCGCGCGACCCTGATGGCGATACCATTGCGCTGGACAGCCATATTCGTCTGGCCAACCCGCGTACGCCGGAAACCCAGTCGAACCTGATGATGCGCCGTGGATACAGCTATTCTCTGGGCGTCACCAACTCCGGCCAGCTGGACATGGGGCTGCTGTTTGTCTGCTATCAGCACGATCTGGAAAAAGGCTTCTTAACGGTGCAGAAACGCTTAAACGGCGAAGCGCTGGAAGAGTACATAAAACCTATCGGCGGCGGCTATTTCTTTGCCCTGCCAGGCGTGCGCGGTGAAAGTACGTACCTCGCCCAAGGCCTGATCGAAGCGTAA
- the phoH gene encoding phosphate starvation-inducible protein PhoH, with translation MGRQKAVIKARREAKRVLRRDSRSHKQREEESVTSLVQMSGVEAIGMARDSRDHSPIEARNEAQAHYLNAIESKQLIFATGEAGCGKTWISAAKAAEALIHKDVDRIIVTRPVLQADEDLGFLPGDISEKFAPYFRPVYDVLVKRLGASFMQYCLRPEIGKVEIAPFAYMRGRTFENAVVILDEAQNVTAAQMKMFLTRLGENVTVIVNGDITQCDLPSGVKSGLSDAMSRFVEDDMVGVVRFTKDDCVRSALCQHTLNAYY, from the coding sequence ATGGGAAGACAAAAAGCAGTGATCAAAGCTCGTCGCGAAGCAAAACGTGTGCTGAGACGGGATTCACGTAGCCATAAACAGCGTGAAGAAGAATCGGTCACCTCGCTTGTGCAGATGAGTGGCGTAGAAGCAATTGGCATGGCGCGGGACAGCCGCGATCATTCACCTATTGAAGCGCGTAATGAAGCTCAGGCGCACTACCTGAATGCTATCGAGAGTAAACAGCTGATCTTCGCCACCGGTGAAGCCGGATGCGGGAAAACCTGGATTAGTGCTGCTAAGGCGGCGGAGGCTCTGATTCATAAGGATGTGGACAGAATTATCGTCACCCGTCCGGTATTGCAGGCCGATGAAGATCTCGGTTTCTTGCCCGGCGATATATCAGAGAAGTTTGCCCCGTATTTCCGACCCGTCTATGACGTGCTGGTGAAACGACTGGGTGCCTCTTTTATGCAGTACTGCCTGCGACCAGAGATTGGCAAGGTGGAAATCGCGCCGTTCGCTTATATGCGCGGACGTACATTTGAAAATGCGGTCGTGATTCTTGACGAGGCTCAGAACGTGACTGCTGCGCAAATGAAGATGTTTTTAACGCGCCTCGGGGAAAATGTGACGGTTATCGTCAATGGCGATATCACCCAATGCGATTTGCCGTCGGGCGTGAAGTCTGGCCTGAGCGACGCTATGTCACGTTTTGTTGAAGACGATATGGTGGGTGTGGTGCGTTTTACCAAAGACGACTGCGTGCGTTCGGCGCTCTGCCAGCATACCTTAAACGCCTATTATTGA
- the ghrA gene encoding glyoxylate/hydroxypyruvate reductase GhrA, with product MDIIFYHPTFDTPYWINALTAALPGARVREWKRGDNEHADYALVWHPPVEMLQGRDLKAVFALGAGVDSILSKLKAHPEMLPEHIPLFRLEDTGMGQQMQEYAVSQVLHWFRRFDDYQALKQKSHWEPLADYQREDFTIGILGAGVLGSKVAEALAPWGFPLRCWSRSRKTYPGVQSFAGADELPAFLKGTRVLINLLPNTAETVGIINKGLLNQLADESYLMNLARGVHVIEEDLIDALNTGKLKGAMLDVYSSEPLPVESPLWAHPRVAMTPHIAAVTRPAEAVAYIARTIEHLEQGKAATRQVNRQLGY from the coding sequence ATGGATATCATCTTTTATCACCCGACGTTTGATACCCCTTACTGGATCAACGCGCTGACGGCAGCCCTGCCTGGCGCACGCGTTCGTGAGTGGAAGCGCGGCGATAATGAACATGCCGATTACGCGTTAGTTTGGCATCCGCCAGTCGAGATGTTGCAGGGGCGCGACCTGAAAGCGGTGTTTGCCCTTGGGGCGGGTGTCGATTCGATTCTGAGTAAACTGAAAGCCCATCCGGAAATGCTGCCAGAACATATTCCCCTGTTCCGACTCGAAGACACTGGTATGGGTCAGCAAATGCAGGAATATGCCGTTAGCCAGGTGCTGCACTGGTTCCGCCGTTTTGATGATTATCAGGCGCTCAAACAGAAATCACACTGGGAGCCGCTGGCTGATTATCAGCGTGAAGATTTTACCATCGGTATTTTGGGCGCCGGGGTGCTGGGCTCGAAGGTCGCTGAAGCGCTCGCACCGTGGGGATTTCCGCTGCGTTGCTGGAGCCGCAGCCGCAAAACGTATCCTGGTGTGCAAAGTTTCGCTGGGGCGGACGAACTTCCGGCTTTTTTAAAGGGTACGCGCGTGCTGATTAACCTGCTGCCGAACACGGCAGAAACCGTGGGAATTATCAATAAAGGGCTGCTCAATCAGCTGGCGGATGAAAGCTATTTGATGAACCTGGCGCGCGGCGTTCATGTGATTGAGGAGGATCTGATTGATGCCCTGAATACGGGCAAGCTCAAGGGCGCTATGCTGGATGTCTACAGCAGCGAGCCGTTGCCGGTCGAAAGCCCGCTGTGGGCGCACCCGCGCGTGGCAATGACCCCGCATATCGCGGCAGTGACGCGTCCAGCAGAAGCCGTGGCGTATATTGCCCGCACCATTGAGCATCTGGAGCAGGGGAAAGCGGCCACCAGGCAGGTCAACAGACAGCTCGGCTACTGA
- a CDS encoding phosphatase, producing MYPVDLHMHTVASTHAYSTLHDYIAQARLKGIKLFAITDHGPDMADAPHYWHFVNMRIWPRLVDGVGILRGIEANIKNTDGEIDCTGPMLTSLDMIIAGFHEPVFPPQDKDTHTQAMIATIASGNVHIISHPGNPKFPIDIQAVAQAAAKHRVALEINNSSFTHSRMGSEANCRAVAAAVRDAGGMVALGSDSHTAFTLGEFTECRKVLDEVGFPEERILNVTPRRMLDFLESLGMPHIPEFADL from the coding sequence ATGTATCCCGTTGACCTGCATATGCACACCGTCGCCAGTACCCATGCTTACAGCACCCTCCATGACTACATCGCGCAAGCCCGGTTGAAAGGTATTAAACTTTTCGCCATTACCGATCACGGTCCTGATATGGCTGATGCGCCGCACTACTGGCATTTTGTGAATATGCGGATCTGGCCACGTCTGGTTGATGGCGTTGGGATACTGCGTGGTATCGAGGCCAATATTAAAAATACGGACGGTGAAATCGACTGTACTGGCCCGATGCTGACGTCTCTGGATATGATTATCGCCGGTTTTCATGAGCCGGTGTTCCCGCCGCAAGATAAGGACACCCATACTCAGGCAATGATTGCGACGATTGCCAGCGGCAACGTGCACATTATTAGCCATCCCGGTAACCCTAAATTCCCTATCGACATTCAGGCCGTGGCGCAAGCGGCGGCCAAACACCGTGTGGCATTGGAAATCAACAACTCTTCCTTTACACACTCCCGAATGGGCAGTGAAGCGAACTGTCGTGCCGTCGCAGCGGCAGTGCGCGATGCAGGCGGAATGGTTGCGCTGGGTTCTGATTCCCACACGGCGTTTACGCTGGGTGAGTTTACCGAGTGTCGGAAAGTGCTGGATGAGGTGGGGTTCCCGGAAGAGAGAATTCTTAACGTCACGCCGCGCCGCATGCTCGATTTCCTTGAGTCGCTCGGTATGCCTCATATCCCTGAATTTGCAGACCTTTAA
- a CDS encoding molecular chaperone: MNEFSILCRVLGTLYYRQPQDPLLVPLFTLIREGKLAENWPLEQDEQLERLQKSCDMQQIAADYNALFVGEECRVSPYRSAWEEGATEAEVRAFLSERGMPLTDAPADHIGTLLLAASWIEDHAGEDESEALETLFADYLLPWCGAFLGKIEAHATSPFWRTMAPLTRDAVSAMWDELQEENEE; this comes from the coding sequence ATGAACGAGTTTTCAATCCTTTGCCGCGTACTGGGCACCTTGTATTACCGTCAGCCGCAGGATCCGCTGCTGGTGCCGCTCTTTACGCTGATTCGCGAAGGCAAGCTCGCGGAAAACTGGCCTCTGGAGCAGGATGAGCAGCTAGAGCGTCTGCAAAAAAGCTGTGATATGCAGCAGATCGCGGCGGACTACAACGCCCTGTTTGTTGGCGAAGAGTGTCGCGTATCGCCGTATCGTTCCGCATGGGAAGAGGGCGCAACGGAAGCTGAAGTGCGCGCGTTTCTGTCCGAGCGTGGAATGCCGCTGACGGATGCGCCTGCCGATCATATTGGCACCCTGTTGTTGGCCGCGTCCTGGATTGAAGATCACGCCGGGGAAGATGAAAGCGAAGCACTTGAAACGCTGTTCGCCGATTATCTGCTGCCATGGTGCGGCGCTTTCCTGGGCAAAATCGAAGCGCATGCCACGTCGCCTTTCTGGCGGACGATGGCCCCATTGACCCGTGATGCCGTGTCGGCCATGTGGGATGAATTACAGGAAGAGAATGAAGAGTGA
- a CDS encoding DUF1097 domain-containing protein: MNILLSIAITTGILSGLWGWVAVSLGLLSWAGFLGCTAYFACPQGGLKGLFISGSTMMSGVVWALIIMKGSALAPHLEIVGYMMTGAVAFLMCIQAKHLLLSFVPGTFIGACATFAGQGDWKMIVPSLLLGLVFGYAMKNSGLWLAARRERAQNVTVLSK, translated from the coding sequence ATGAACATACTCCTTTCTATCGCAATCACGACAGGCATTCTCTCCGGACTCTGGGGATGGGTGGCTGTGTCCCTTGGGTTACTGAGTTGGGCGGGATTCCTCGGCTGTACGGCCTATTTCGCTTGCCCACAGGGCGGGCTTAAAGGGCTGTTTATCTCCGGATCTACCATGATGAGCGGCGTGGTGTGGGCGCTCATTATCATGAAGGGTAGCGCACTGGCACCGCATCTTGAGATCGTGGGCTATATGATGACAGGCGCGGTGGCATTTTTGATGTGTATCCAGGCGAAGCACCTGTTGCTGTCATTCGTTCCTGGAACCTTTATTGGCGCATGCGCAACGTTTGCCGGTCAGGGCGACTGGAAAATGATTGTCCCGTCTTTGCTACTTGGCCTGGTGTTTGGTTACGCCATGAAGAACAGCGGACTATGGCTAGCGGCGCGACGAGAAAGGGCACAAAACGTCACCGTATTAAGCAAATAA
- the csgG gene encoding curli production assembly/transport protein CsgG codes for MQRFLILVAVCLLSGCLTAPPKEAAKPTLMPRAQSYRDLTHLPMPTGKIFVSVYNIQDETGQFKPYPASNFSTAVPQSATAMLVTALKDSRWFIPLERQGLQNLLNERKIIRAAQENGTAGVNNRTPLQSLVAANVMVEGSIIGYESNVKSGGVGARYFGIGADTQYQLDQIAVNLRVVNVSTGEVLSSVTTSKTILSYEVQAGVFRFIDYQRLLEGEIGYTSNEPVMMCLMSAIETGVIFLINDGIDRGLWDLQNKNEVKNDILVKYREMSVPPES; via the coding sequence ATGCAGCGCTTTCTGATTCTTGTTGCAGTGTGCTTATTGAGCGGTTGTTTAACTGCTCCGCCCAAAGAAGCCGCGAAACCAACATTAATGCCTCGGGCCCAAAGTTATCGTGATTTAACGCATTTGCCGATGCCAACAGGCAAGATCTTTGTCTCGGTATATAACATTCAGGATGAAACCGGTCAGTTTAAACCGTATCCGGCAAGTAACTTCTCCACCGCTGTACCGCAAAGTGCCACCGCGATGCTGGTCACTGCGCTTAAGGACTCACGCTGGTTTATTCCTCTGGAACGCCAGGGACTGCAAAACCTGCTGAATGAACGCAAAATCATTCGTGCAGCCCAGGAAAATGGGACCGCAGGCGTGAATAACCGCACACCATTGCAATCGCTCGTGGCGGCTAACGTGATGGTTGAAGGGTCCATTATCGGGTATGAAAGTAATGTGAAATCGGGCGGTGTCGGGGCACGTTATTTTGGTATCGGTGCTGACACGCAATACCAACTCGACCAGATTGCCGTCAACCTGCGTGTGGTCAACGTGAGCACGGGTGAGGTGTTGTCATCGGTCACCACCAGCAAAACCATTCTCTCGTATGAGGTTCAGGCCGGTGTGTTCCGCTTCATCGACTATCAACGACTGCTGGAAGGTGAAATTGGCTACACCTCGAACGAACCGGTCATGATGTGCCTGATGTCGGCCATCGAAACAGGGGTTATTTTCCTGATTAATGACGGTATCGATCGCGGCTTGTGGGACCTGCAGAATAAAAATGAAGTGAAAAATGACATTCTGGTGAAATACCGCGAAATGTCCGTGCCTCCTGAATCTTGA
- the csgF gene encoding curli production assembly/transport protein CsgF, whose amino-acid sequence MRLAHTVISLMLIAPLSWAGSMTFQFRNPNFGGNPNNGAFMLNEAQAQNSYKDPSFKDDFGVETPSALDNFTQAIQSQILGGLLTNINTGKPGRMVTNDFIVDIANKDGQLQLNVTDRKTGKTSTIQVSGLANNSADF is encoded by the coding sequence ATGCGTCTCGCACACACAGTGATTTCATTAATGCTGATTGCTCCACTGAGCTGGGCCGGGAGTATGACTTTCCAGTTCCGCAACCCTAACTTTGGCGGCAATCCGAATAACGGGGCTTTCATGCTGAATGAAGCCCAGGCTCAAAACTCCTATAAAGATCCCAGTTTTAAAGACGATTTCGGTGTCGAAACGCCTTCTGCACTGGATAACTTTACTCAAGCTATTCAGTCGCAAATATTAGGCGGCTTATTAACGAATATTAATACCGGTAAACCAGGTCGGATGGTGACCAATGATTTTATCGTCGATATCGCAAATAAAGATGGGCAACTGCAGCTGAATGTCACCGACCGGAAAACGGGTAAAACATCCACAATCCAGGTTTCCGGTCTGGCCAATAATTCAGCTGACTTTTAA
- the csgE gene encoding curli production assembly/transport protein CsgE, translated as MKRTLSWVAAAGFLLAAGNLHAVEVEVPGLLTDHTVSSIGHDFYRAFSDKWESDYPGNLTINERPSARWGSWITITINQDVIYQTFLFPTKRDFDQNVSFALAQTEDAVNRLQIDKALLSTGDLAKDEF; from the coding sequence ATGAAACGCACGTTGAGTTGGGTAGCGGCGGCGGGTTTTCTGCTTGCTGCGGGGAATCTTCACGCTGTTGAAGTGGAAGTTCCCGGATTGTTAACTGACCACACCGTCTCATCTATCGGCCACGATTTTTACCGAGCGTTTAGCGACAAATGGGAAAGTGATTATCCAGGCAACTTAACAATCAATGAGCGTCCCAGTGCTCGATGGGGAAGCTGGATCACAATAACGATTAATCAGGACGTTATTTACCAGACCTTTTTATTCCCGACGAAACGAGACTTTGATCAAAACGTAAGTTTTGCACTGGCACAGACCGAAGATGCGGTAAATCGCCTGCAAATCGACAAGGCTCTTCTGAGCACTGGCGATTTAGCAAAAGATGAATTCTGA
- the csgD gene encoding biofilm master transcriptional regulator CsgD: MFNEVHSLQGHTLLLITKPSLQATALLQHLKQSLCLNGKLHNIQRSFDDIVPGSIILFDMMEADKKLIHYWQDNLSRKNNNIRALLLNTPDEYPFRDIESWPHINGVFYVTEDETHVVEGLQGILRGECYFSQKLASYLITHSGNYRYNSSESALLTHREKEILNKLRIGSSNIEIARSLFISENTVKTHLYNLFKKIAVKNRTQAVSWANDNLRR; encoded by the coding sequence ATGTTTAATGAAGTCCATAGTTTACAAGGTCATACATTATTGTTGATCACCAAGCCTTCCTTACAAGCGACAGCGTTATTACAGCATTTGAAGCAATCTCTGTGCTTGAATGGGAAACTGCATAATATTCAACGTTCTTTCGATGATATTGTTCCTGGCAGCATCATTCTTTTCGACATGATGGAAGCCGATAAAAAGCTGATTCATTACTGGCAAGATAACTTAAGCAGGAAAAACAATAATATCCGCGCGCTATTATTGAATACCCCTGATGAATATCCTTTCCGGGATATTGAAAGCTGGCCGCATATTAATGGCGTCTTTTACGTCACTGAAGACGAGACGCATGTGGTAGAAGGGCTGCAAGGTATTTTGCGTGGAGAGTGCTACTTTTCCCAAAAGCTTGCCAGCTATCTCATCACCCACTCCGGAAATTATCGCTATAACAGTTCAGAATCCGCGCTGCTCACGCACCGTGAAAAAGAGATCCTGAATAAATTACGCATCGGTTCTTCAAATATTGAAATCGCCCGTTCTTTATTTATCAGCGAAAATACCGTTAAAACGCATCTCTATAATCTTTTCAAGAAGATAGCTGTTAAAAACAGGACTCAGGCTGTTTCATGGGCAAACGATAACCTCAGGCGTTAA